A region of Rhizorhabdus wittichii RW1 DNA encodes the following proteins:
- a CDS encoding MazG family protein (TIGRFAM: MazG family protein~PFAM: MazG nucleotide pyrophosphohydrolase) encodes MLEELRDIMARLRDPETGCPWDVEQDFRTIAPYTIEEAYEVADAIERDDMAALRDELGDLQLQVVFHARMAEEAGAFDLKDVLDSISAKMIRRHPHVFGDGASPGWEEIKAAERAGASEDGSALAGVASALPALLRAEKLQKRAARTGFDWPDPDGARDKVAEEIDEVRTAATDADRFEEMGDLLFAVVNWSRKLGIDPEAALRAANLKFEKRFRAMEDIAGEAFKGLSLEDKEALWVRVKRS; translated from the coding sequence ATGCTTGAGGAACTTCGCGACATCATGGCGCGCCTGCGCGACCCGGAAACCGGCTGCCCCTGGGACGTCGAGCAGGATTTCCGCACCATCGCCCCCTATACGATCGAGGAGGCCTATGAGGTCGCCGACGCGATCGAGCGCGACGACATGGCGGCGCTGCGCGACGAGCTGGGCGACCTCCAGCTCCAGGTCGTGTTCCACGCCCGCATGGCCGAGGAGGCGGGCGCGTTCGACCTGAAGGACGTGCTCGATTCAATCAGCGCGAAGATGATCCGCCGCCATCCCCATGTGTTCGGCGACGGCGCGAGCCCCGGCTGGGAGGAGATCAAGGCCGCCGAGCGCGCGGGCGCGTCGGAGGACGGCAGCGCGCTGGCCGGGGTCGCGTCCGCCCTGCCCGCGCTGCTCCGCGCCGAAAAGCTCCAGAAGCGCGCCGCGCGCACCGGCTTCGACTGGCCCGATCCCGACGGCGCGCGCGACAAGGTCGCCGAGGAGATCGACGAGGTCCGCACGGCGGCGACCGATGCCGACCGCTTCGAGGAGATGGGCGACCTGCTGTTCGCGGTGGTCAACTGGTCGCGCAAGCTGGGCATCGACCCCGAGGCGGCGCTGCGCGCGGCCAACCTGAAGTTCGAGAAACGCTTCCGCGCGATGGAGGATATCGCCGGGGAGGCCTTCAAGGGCCTGTCGCTCGAAGACAAGGAAGCGCTCTGGGTGCGGGTGAAACGATCCTGA
- a CDS encoding signal transduction histidine kinase, nitrogen specific, NtrB (PFAM: ATP-binding region, ATPase domain protein domain protein; histidine kinase A domain protein domain protein) → MALPGSSLIRFGRRASAADRPADAPSAAEIMAAMATAVLTIDPEGQVVEINAACESLFNLSRSQIVGHGVLDAIGHPLTTMPSDAPFAAYDIDIVLPGRRRMRVDLMVAPLPDRPGWRAVSIHGHARSAIGARSIDREGGTRTAVAAAAMLAHEVKNPLSAVRGAAQLLETSCDEESRPLTRLIREEVDRVAALIDRMQGFTDTRPIEMTPQNIHAILGHAREVALKGFAQGRVIREVYDPSLPAVLGHRDSLIQIVINLLKNAAEAMGEEPGAITLTTAYRHGVSMRRADGDARQPLPIELCVIDEGPGAPPEIEGHLFDPFVTTKRTGSGLGLALVEKLVSDQGGIIEYAREGTPSRTVFRLLLPRARVTA, encoded by the coding sequence ATGGCTCTCCCGGGCAGCAGCCTGATCCGCTTCGGGCGGCGCGCATCCGCGGCGGATCGTCCCGCCGACGCCCCCTCGGCGGCCGAGATCATGGCGGCGATGGCGACCGCCGTGCTGACCATCGATCCCGAGGGGCAGGTCGTCGAGATCAATGCCGCCTGCGAATCGCTGTTCAACCTCAGTCGCAGCCAGATCGTCGGGCATGGCGTGCTCGACGCGATCGGCCATCCGCTGACGACGATGCCCAGCGACGCGCCCTTCGCCGCCTATGACATCGACATCGTCCTGCCGGGCCGGCGGCGGATGCGGGTCGACCTGATGGTCGCGCCGCTGCCCGACCGGCCGGGCTGGCGCGCGGTGTCGATCCACGGCCATGCCCGCAGCGCGATCGGCGCGCGGTCGATCGACCGCGAGGGCGGCACCCGCACCGCCGTCGCCGCCGCGGCGATGCTGGCGCACGAGGTGAAGAACCCGCTGTCGGCGGTGCGTGGCGCGGCGCAGCTGCTGGAGACGAGCTGCGACGAGGAATCGCGTCCGCTCACCCGGCTGATCCGCGAGGAGGTCGACCGCGTCGCCGCGCTGATCGACCGGATGCAGGGCTTCACCGACACCCGCCCGATCGAGATGACGCCGCAGAACATCCACGCCATCCTCGGCCATGCGCGCGAGGTGGCGCTCAAGGGCTTCGCGCAGGGGCGGGTGATCCGCGAGGTCTATGATCCGTCGCTGCCGGCGGTGCTCGGCCATCGCGATTCGCTGATCCAGATCGTCATCAACCTGCTCAAGAACGCCGCCGAGGCGATGGGCGAGGAGCCGGGGGCGATCACGCTCACCACCGCCTATCGCCACGGCGTGTCGATGCGCCGCGCCGACGGCGACGCGCGCCAGCCGCTGCCGATCGAGCTGTGCGTGATCGACGAGGGCCCCGGCGCGCCGCCCGAGATCGAAGGGCATCTGTTCGATCCGTTCGTCACCACCAAGCGCACCGGCAGCGGCCTCGGCCTCGCGCTGGTGGAGAAGCTCGTTTCCGACCAGGGGGGAATCATCGAATATGCGCGCGAAGGCACGCCGTCGCGGACCGTGTTCCGCCTCCTGCTCCCGCGCGCGCGGGTGACGGCATGA
- a CDS encoding two component, sigma54 specific, transcriptional regulator, Fis family (PFAM: response regulator receiver; sigma-54 factor, interaction domain-containing protein; helix-turn-helix, Fis-type~SMART: AAA ATPase) — protein sequence MALEILIVDDEADIRDLVAGVLEDEGYAARTAADSDSALAAIDERRPSLVLLDVWLQGSRLDGLDLLDEIKRRDPSLPVLMISGHGNLDTAVTAIRRGATDFIEKPFEAEHLLLLVDRATETDRLRRENATLKAQIGQEEELTGNSGAINGIRATLKRVAATGSRVLISGPAGVGKEVAARLLHVWSHRAQAPFIVVSAARMEPERVEEELFGVEENGELLRPGLLEQAHGGTLFLDEIADMPLTTQAKILRVLTEQAFNRVGGQRIVKVDVRVVSATSRNLAEEITAGRFREDLYYRLNVVPVNIPPLAERREDIPALVEHFLARFASERRVPTPVVTDDAVGALQTYDWPGNVRQLRNIVERTIILAPGERIGQIELDMLPPEILSDQARLAPGEAARSIMGTPLREARETFEREYLRVQIRRFSGNISKTASFIGMERSALHRKLKTLGLVDPREEGEE from the coding sequence ATGGCGCTCGAAATCCTGATTGTCGACGACGAGGCGGATATCCGCGACCTGGTGGCGGGCGTGCTGGAGGATGAGGGCTATGCCGCCCGCACCGCCGCCGACAGCGACTCGGCGCTCGCGGCGATCGACGAGCGGCGGCCGTCGCTCGTGCTGCTCGACGTCTGGCTGCAGGGATCGCGCCTCGACGGGCTCGACCTGCTCGACGAGATCAAGCGCCGCGACCCGAGCCTGCCGGTGTTGATGATCTCGGGCCACGGCAATCTCGACACCGCGGTGACGGCGATCCGCCGCGGCGCGACCGACTTCATCGAGAAGCCGTTCGAGGCCGAGCATCTGCTGCTGCTGGTCGACCGCGCGACCGAGACCGACCGGCTGCGCCGCGAGAATGCGACGCTCAAGGCGCAGATTGGCCAGGAGGAGGAGCTCACCGGCAATTCGGGCGCGATCAACGGCATCCGCGCCACGCTGAAGCGCGTCGCCGCGACCGGCAGCCGCGTGCTGATCAGCGGCCCGGCCGGCGTCGGCAAGGAGGTGGCGGCGCGCCTCCTCCATGTCTGGAGCCACCGCGCGCAGGCGCCCTTCATCGTCGTCAGCGCGGCGCGGATGGAGCCCGAGCGGGTCGAGGAGGAGTTGTTCGGGGTCGAGGAGAATGGCGAGCTGCTTCGCCCCGGCCTGCTCGAACAGGCGCATGGCGGCACGTTGTTCCTCGACGAGATCGCCGACATGCCGCTCACCACCCAGGCGAAGATATTGCGGGTGCTGACCGAACAGGCGTTCAACCGGGTCGGCGGGCAGCGCATCGTCAAGGTCGACGTCCGCGTCGTCTCGGCCACCTCGCGCAACCTGGCCGAGGAGATCACCGCCGGGCGTTTCCGCGAGGACCTCTATTATCGACTCAACGTCGTGCCGGTGAACATCCCGCCGCTGGCCGAACGGCGCGAGGACATCCCGGCGCTGGTCGAACATTTCCTGGCGCGCTTTGCTTCCGAGCGACGGGTGCCGACTCCGGTCGTCACCGACGATGCCGTGGGCGCGCTGCAAACCTATGACTGGCCGGGCAATGTCCGTCAGCTCCGCAATATCGTCGAGCGGACGATCATCCTCGCCCCGGGCGAGCGGATCGGCCAGATCGAACTCGACATGCTCCCGCCCGAGATATTGAGCGACCAGGCGCGGCTCGCGCCGGGCGAGGCGGCCCGATCGATCATGGGGACGCCGCTGCGCGAGGCGCGCGAGACGTTCGAGCGCGAATATCTGCGCGTCCAGATCCGCCGTTTCTCGGGCAATATCTCGAAGACGGCCTCGTTCATCGGCATGGAGCGCTCGGCGCTCCACCGCAAGCTCAAGACGCTCGGGCTGGTCGACCCGCGGGAGGAGGGGGAGGAGTAA
- a CDS encoding transcriptional regulator, LysR family (PFAM: regulatory protein, LysR; LysR, substrate-binding) has product MHEDYNLFVTIVEAGSLSAAGRRLRISPAMVSKRLARLEARLGATLVHRTTRRLLLTDVGQGFYEDASHILDAVRTAEARVAGRVGQPGGRLRVSAPTSFGRMHVAPYLHAFLDRYPRIELSLDLDDGFVDLLGERIDVAIRIATRPEGSLVAHHLAENRRILCAAPAYLAAQGTPATLADLSRHRLLAADHQFPWRLEGSDGPVGLDGVSAVRTNSSEVARELTVAGLGIALRSTWDVGPALRDGSLVRILPEISGATDVAIYAVQPRGTAGAPNAGAFVDHFRALFSPVPPWDR; this is encoded by the coding sequence ATGCATGAAGATTACAATCTTTTCGTCACCATCGTCGAGGCCGGCAGCCTGTCCGCCGCGGGCCGGCGGCTGCGCATCTCCCCGGCGATGGTGTCGAAGCGGCTCGCCCGGCTCGAGGCGCGGCTCGGCGCGACGCTGGTCCATCGCACCACGCGGCGGCTGCTGCTCACCGATGTCGGCCAGGGCTTCTACGAGGATGCCAGCCACATCCTCGACGCGGTCCGCACCGCCGAGGCGCGGGTCGCCGGACGGGTGGGGCAGCCGGGCGGGCGGCTGCGCGTCTCGGCGCCGACCTCGTTCGGGCGGATGCACGTCGCCCCCTATCTCCACGCCTTCCTCGATCGCTATCCCCGGATCGAGCTGTCGCTCGACCTCGACGACGGCTTCGTCGACCTGCTCGGCGAACGGATCGACGTCGCGATCCGCATCGCCACCCGGCCGGAAGGATCGCTGGTCGCCCATCACCTGGCCGAGAATCGCCGCATCCTCTGCGCCGCCCCCGCCTATCTCGCCGCGCAGGGCACGCCCGCGACCCTCGCCGACCTCTCCCGGCACCGGCTGCTCGCCGCCGACCACCAATTCCCCTGGCGGCTCGAAGGGTCCGACGGTCCGGTGGGGCTCGACGGGGTGAGCGCGGTCCGCACCAATTCGAGCGAGGTCGCGCGCGAGCTGACCGTCGCCGGGCTCGGCATCGCGCTGCGGTCGACCTGGGACGTCGGCCCGGCGCTGCGCGACGGATCGCTGGTCCGCATCCTGCCGGAGATCAGCGGCGCGACCGACGTCGCCATCTACGCCGTGCAGCCGCGCGGCACCGCCGGCGCGCCCAATGCCGGCGCCTTCGTCGACCATTTCCGGGCGCTCTTCTCGCCGGTGCCGCCCTGGGATAGGTGA
- a CDS encoding RNA-binding protein Hfq (TIGRFAM: RNA chaperone Hfq~PFAM: Like-Sm ribonucleoprotein, core), with product MADKVNNLQDIFLNSVRKTKTPVTMFLVKGVKLQGIITWFDNFSVLLRRDGQSQLIYKHAISTVMPAHPLDMAEIDKSFEDKKSHLLQEVFLSAVRKAREPVTMFLVNGVMLQGEIAAYDLFCMLLRRDGLSQLVYKHAISTVQPAHPINLAEIDSTDDD from the coding sequence ATGGCCGACAAGGTCAATAATCTTCAGGATATCTTCCTCAACTCGGTCCGTAAGACCAAGACCCCCGTCACGATGTTCCTCGTGAAGGGCGTCAAGCTCCAGGGCATCATCACCTGGTTCGACAATTTCTCGGTCCTGCTGCGCCGCGACGGCCAGTCGCAGCTCATCTACAAGCACGCCATCTCGACGGTGATGCCCGCGCATCCGCTCGACATGGCGGAGATCGACAAGAGCTTCGAGGACAAGAAGTCCCACCTGCTGCAGGAGGTGTTCCTCTCGGCGGTGCGCAAGGCGCGCGAGCCGGTGACGATGTTTCTCGTCAACGGCGTCATGCTCCAGGGCGAGATCGCGGCCTATGACCTGTTCTGCATGCTGCTGCGGCGGGATGGTCTCAGCCAGCTCGTCTACAAGCATGCGATCTCGACGGTGCAGCCGGCGCATCCGATCAACCTGGCCGAGATCGACAGCACGGACGACGATTGA
- a CDS encoding GTP-binding protein, HSR1-related (PFAM: GTP-binding protein, HSR1-related), producing MSVFNRDEDDGLSRGARALVALPERSGDNPRSAEARLDEAAGLAAAIGVDVVDKLAFRLRDPKPATLFGSGQVDQIALAARQGEAELIIVDAALTPIQQRNLEKATEAKVIDRTGLILEIFGERAATAEGRLQVELAHLDYQAGRLVRSWTHLERQRGGFGFLGGPGETQIEADRRLIRDRMAKLRRELEQVRRTRGLHRARRQRAPWPVIALVGYTNAGKSTLFNRMTGAKVMAEDLLFATLDPTMRQISLPGLDKAILSDTVGFVSDLPTQLVAAFRATLEEVTGADIILHVRDISHPDSDAQAGDVLAVLGEIGVGPRAPEGHGSGEAGEGAPILEVWNKIDMLDPEARAATEAEAARRDDVAPLSALTGEGVEELRRLVSDRLSTGNRVRTLSVPIADGAALAWLHANGEVIGQEVEGDAMIVEVRLSDKDLARFEAR from the coding sequence TTGAGCGTCTTCAACCGTGACGAGGACGACGGGCTGAGCCGCGGCGCGCGAGCGCTGGTGGCCCTGCCCGAACGTTCCGGCGACAATCCTCGCAGCGCGGAGGCGCGACTCGACGAGGCGGCAGGGCTTGCCGCCGCGATCGGGGTCGACGTGGTCGACAAGCTCGCCTTCCGCCTGCGCGATCCCAAGCCCGCGACCCTGTTCGGCTCCGGCCAGGTCGACCAGATCGCGCTCGCCGCCCGCCAGGGCGAGGCCGAGCTGATCATCGTCGACGCGGCGCTGACCCCGATCCAGCAACGCAACCTGGAGAAGGCGACCGAGGCCAAGGTGATCGACCGCACCGGCCTGATCCTGGAGATCTTCGGCGAGCGCGCGGCGACCGCCGAGGGCCGGCTGCAGGTCGAGCTCGCCCATCTCGACTATCAGGCGGGCCGGCTGGTGCGGAGCTGGACCCATCTCGAACGGCAGCGCGGCGGCTTCGGCTTTCTCGGCGGCCCGGGCGAGACCCAGATCGAGGCCGACCGCCGCCTGATCCGCGACCGCATGGCGAAGCTGCGCCGCGAGCTGGAGCAGGTGCGCCGCACCCGCGGCCTCCACCGCGCCCGGCGGCAGCGCGCGCCCTGGCCGGTGATCGCGCTGGTCGGCTACACCAACGCCGGCAAGTCGACCCTGTTCAACCGCATGACCGGGGCCAAGGTGATGGCCGAGGACCTGCTCTTCGCCACGCTCGACCCGACGATGCGGCAGATTTCGCTGCCCGGCCTCGACAAGGCGATCCTGTCCGACACGGTCGGCTTCGTCTCCGACCTGCCGACCCAGCTCGTCGCCGCCTTCCGCGCGACGCTGGAGGAGGTCACCGGCGCCGACATCATCCTCCACGTCCGCGACATATCCCACCCCGACAGCGACGCCCAGGCGGGCGACGTGCTGGCGGTGCTGGGCGAGATCGGCGTCGGCCCCAGGGCGCCGGAAGGGCATGGCTCAGGCGAGGCCGGCGAGGGCGCGCCGATCCTCGAGGTCTGGAACAAGATCGACATGCTCGATCCCGAGGCCCGCGCCGCGACCGAGGCGGAGGCCGCGCGCCGCGACGACGTCGCGCCGCTGTCGGCGCTGACCGGCGAGGGCGTCGAGGAGCTGCGCCGGCTGGTGTCCGACCGGCTATCGACCGGCAACCGCGTCCGCACCCTGTCGGTGCCGATCGCCGACGGCGCGGCGCTGGCCTGGCTCCACGCCAATGGCGAGGTGATCGGGCAGGAGGTCGAGGGCGATGCGATGATCGTCGAGGTGCGGCTGTCGGACAAGGATCTGGCCCGCTTCGAGGCGCGGTAG
- a CDS encoding nitrogen metabolism transcriptional regulator, NtrC, Fis Family (TIGRFAM: nitrogen regulation protein NR(I)~PFAM: response regulator receiver; sigma-54 factor, interaction domain-containing protein; helix-turn-helix, Fis-type~SMART: AAA ATPase) — protein MTGTGGRVLVVDDDGAIRTVVREALRRAGHIVETAASVAEQRRLFASFDPQVLVTDVILPDGNGLDIIPEMLRTNPGLPVIVLSAQNTFTTALRATEQGAFDYLPKPFDLGELTRAVSDALAARAGGGAAAFDGEAAEDLPLIGRSPPMQEVYRTIARVVANDLTVLVLGESGTGKELVARAIHDFGPRAAAPFVAINMAAIPRELIESELFGHERGAFTGAQARSAGRFEQAQGGTLFLDEIGDMPMEAQTRLLRVLQAGEFTTVGGTRSIRADVRIIAATHKDLPRLIADGGFREDLYYRLNVVPIRLPALRQRGDDIGELARFFLDRAAADGLPRKALDAGAVARLIQHGWPGNVRELENLMRRLAVLSREDVITAALVEQQLHQRPAADVPPPVPAGSGGLADAVEQHLARYFTTFGRELPPDGLYDRVLAEVERPLLELSMAAAKGNQLRAARLLGINRNTLRKKLTDLGIDAGASRRAD, from the coding sequence ATGACCGGAACCGGGGGCAGGGTCCTGGTCGTCGACGACGACGGCGCCATCCGCACCGTGGTGCGCGAGGCGCTGCGCCGCGCCGGCCATATCGTCGAGACGGCGGCCTCGGTCGCCGAGCAGCGCCGGCTGTTCGCCAGCTTCGATCCGCAGGTGCTCGTCACCGACGTGATCCTGCCCGACGGCAACGGGCTCGACATCATCCCGGAGATGCTCCGCACCAATCCCGGCCTGCCGGTGATCGTGCTGTCGGCGCAGAACACCTTCACCACGGCGCTGCGCGCGACCGAGCAGGGGGCGTTCGACTATCTGCCCAAGCCGTTCGACCTGGGCGAGCTGACCCGCGCCGTGTCCGATGCGCTGGCGGCGCGGGCGGGCGGCGGCGCGGCGGCGTTCGACGGCGAGGCGGCCGAGGACCTGCCGCTGATCGGCCGGTCGCCGCCGATGCAGGAGGTCTACCGCACCATCGCGCGCGTCGTCGCTAACGACCTGACCGTGCTGGTGCTGGGCGAATCGGGCACCGGCAAGGAACTGGTCGCGCGCGCCATCCACGATTTCGGGCCACGCGCCGCGGCGCCCTTCGTCGCGATCAACATGGCGGCTATCCCGCGCGAGCTGATCGAATCCGAGCTGTTCGGCCATGAGCGCGGGGCCTTCACCGGCGCGCAGGCGCGCAGCGCCGGCCGCTTCGAGCAGGCGCAGGGCGGCACGTTGTTCCTCGACGAGATCGGCGACATGCCGATGGAGGCGCAGACCCGGCTGCTCCGCGTCCTCCAGGCGGGCGAGTTCACCACGGTCGGCGGCACCCGCTCGATCCGCGCCGACGTCCGCATCATCGCCGCCACCCACAAGGACCTGCCCAGGCTGATCGCCGACGGCGGCTTCCGCGAGGACCTCTATTACCGCCTCAACGTCGTGCCGATCCGCCTGCCGGCGTTGCGCCAGCGCGGCGACGACATCGGCGAGCTGGCGCGCTTCTTCCTCGACCGGGCGGCGGCGGACGGGCTGCCGCGCAAGGCGCTCGACGCGGGCGCGGTCGCGCGGCTCATCCAGCATGGCTGGCCCGGCAACGTCCGCGAGCTCGAGAATCTGATGCGCCGCCTGGCGGTGCTCAGCCGCGAGGACGTGATCACCGCCGCGCTGGTCGAGCAGCAGCTCCACCAGCGCCCGGCGGCCGACGTTCCACCGCCCGTACCGGCGGGCAGCGGCGGCCTCGCCGATGCCGTCGAGCAGCACCTCGCCCGCTATTTCACGACCTTCGGCCGCGAGCTGCCGCCCGACGGGCTCTACGACCGGGTGCTGGCCGAGGTCGAGCGGCCGCTGCTCGAACTCAGCATGGCGGCGGCCAAGGGCAACCAGCTCCGCGCCGCGCGGCTGCTGGGGATCAACCGCAACACCCTGCGCAAGAAGCTGACTGACCTCGGGATCGATGCGGGGGCCTCGCGCCGGGCGGATTGA
- a CDS encoding multi-sensor signal transduction histidine kinase (PFAM: ATP-binding region, ATPase domain protein domain protein; histidine kinase, HAMP region domain protein; histidine kinase A domain protein domain protein; PAS fold-4 domain protein~SMART: PAS domain containing protein), with the protein MLTVFPKPRPCGNPATMAAYGLVSRRWRRRAVTALRPRRLLPLLEILAPLAALLVVAVSYRVVTASGKPEIPISPTVVALLLGANLLSFMVLMVLAARRVALHRAARSGLGGKARLHVRLVAFFSLIATAPTLLVVIFASLLFQLGTEFWFSDKATVVLRSSERVAQAYVTESKERLLGDILAMSGDLRSALSATTIDDPRFAPFFARQVAYRGLSEAAIISVDRAGTPQLIALANLDKRPLDKRLPPATLPFLAGGQPRITAGAGDRIEGTILLDAASRTYLYISRQSDRNVLAQAARARSALGDYVATVDRARALQLRFNILLMIIALAILGIAIWVAMTVADRLVRPVNDLVAAARRVAAGDLSARVHIDPSPDEIGTLGSAFNRMTRKLGEQTGALVAANSQLESRSAFIEAVLSGVTAGVISVDGDRRITLVNPSARAMLALEEPVDGRPLADISPELHHILDAGDREAVVQIVIAGEPRTLSVRAVAAEGARVLTFDDITQRLADQRRAAWADVARRIAHEIKNPLTPIQLAAERLQRRYGKEIQSDPGVFERLTATIVRQVGDMRRIVDEFSSFARMPKPAFREEAIVDIARQAMFLQEVAHPAISFSLDSEGLTPTMICDRRQLGQALTNLVKNAVEAIEENPAQHAPGVIAMTIRIAERRLRIVLADNGPGLPPERERLTEPYMTTRKRGTGLGLAIVRKIVEDHLGTLALRDRPGGGTMVEMDFDLEALGSLAVEGADRAGNAAEEAKFPELKRSGTG; encoded by the coding sequence ATGTTAACTGTGTTCCCGAAGCCACGCCCTTGTGGTAATCCGGCCACGATGGCTGCATATGGGCTTGTATCCAGGCGATGGCGCAGGCGCGCGGTGACGGCGCTGCGGCCACGGCGCCTGCTGCCTTTGCTGGAGATATTGGCGCCGCTGGCCGCATTGCTGGTGGTCGCGGTCAGCTATCGGGTCGTCACCGCCAGCGGCAAGCCCGAAATCCCGATCTCGCCGACCGTCGTGGCGCTGCTGCTCGGCGCCAACCTGCTGTCGTTCATGGTGCTGATGGTGCTCGCCGCCCGCCGGGTGGCGCTGCACCGCGCGGCGCGGTCGGGGCTGGGGGGCAAGGCGCGGCTGCACGTCCGCCTCGTCGCCTTCTTCTCGCTGATCGCCACCGCACCGACGCTGCTGGTGGTGATCTTCGCGTCGCTGCTGTTCCAGCTCGGCACCGAATTCTGGTTCTCCGACAAGGCCACCGTCGTGCTGCGCAGCTCCGAGCGGGTCGCGCAGGCCTATGTGACCGAGAGCAAGGAGCGGCTGCTCGGCGACATCCTCGCCATGTCGGGCGACCTGCGCAGCGCGCTGTCGGCGACGACGATCGACGATCCGCGCTTCGCGCCCTTCTTCGCGCGCCAGGTCGCCTATCGCGGCCTGTCGGAAGCGGCGATCATCAGTGTCGACCGCGCCGGAACGCCGCAGCTCATCGCGCTCGCCAATCTCGACAAGCGGCCGCTCGACAAGCGCCTGCCGCCCGCGACGCTGCCCTTCCTGGCGGGCGGCCAGCCGCGCATCACCGCCGGGGCGGGCGACCGGATCGAGGGCACGATCCTGCTCGACGCGGCGAGCCGCACCTATCTCTACATCTCGCGCCAGTCGGACCGGAACGTGCTGGCCCAGGCCGCCCGCGCGCGATCGGCGCTGGGCGACTATGTCGCGACCGTCGACCGCGCCCGCGCGCTCCAGCTCCGCTTCAACATCCTGCTGATGATCATCGCGCTGGCGATCCTCGGCATCGCCATCTGGGTGGCGATGACGGTGGCCGACCGGCTGGTCCGCCCGGTCAACGACCTCGTCGCCGCCGCGCGCCGGGTCGCGGCCGGCGATCTCAGCGCGCGCGTGCATATCGATCCGAGCCCCGACGAGATCGGCACGCTCGGCAGCGCCTTCAACCGCATGACCCGCAAGCTGGGCGAGCAGACCGGCGCGCTGGTCGCCGCCAACAGCCAGCTCGAAAGCCGCAGCGCCTTCATCGAGGCGGTGCTGTCGGGCGTGACCGCGGGCGTCATCTCGGTCGACGGCGACCGCCGGATCACGCTGGTCAATCCCTCGGCGCGGGCGATGCTCGCCCTGGAGGAACCGGTCGACGGCCGGCCGCTCGCCGACATCTCGCCCGAGCTGCACCATATCCTCGACGCCGGCGACCGCGAGGCGGTGGTCCAGATCGTCATCGCCGGCGAGCCGCGCACCCTGTCGGTGCGCGCGGTCGCGGCGGAGGGCGCGCGGGTGCTGACCTTCGACGACATCACCCAGCGCCTCGCCGACCAGCGCCGCGCCGCCTGGGCCGACGTCGCCCGCCGCATCGCGCACGAGATCAAGAACCCGCTGACCCCGATCCAGCTCGCCGCCGAACGGCTCCAGCGCCGCTACGGCAAGGAAATCCAGTCCGATCCGGGCGTGTTCGAGCGGCTGACCGCGACGATCGTCCGCCAGGTCGGCGACATGCGGCGGATCGTCGACGAATTCTCGTCCTTCGCGCGCATGCCCAAGCCGGCCTTCCGCGAGGAGGCGATCGTCGACATCGCGCGGCAGGCGATGTTCCTGCAGGAGGTCGCCCATCCGGCGATCAGCTTCAGCCTCGACAGCGAGGGGCTGACCCCGACGATGATCTGCGACCGCCGCCAGCTCGGCCAGGCGCTGACCAACCTCGTCAAGAACGCGGTCGAGGCGATCGAGGAGAACCCCGCGCAGCACGCCCCGGGCGTGATCGCGATGACGATCCGCATCGCCGAGCGGCGGCTGCGCATCGTGCTGGCCGACAACGGTCCCGGCCTGCCGCCCGAGCGCGAGCGGCTGACCGAGCCCTATATGACGACGCGCAAGCGCGGCACCGGGCTCGGCCTCGCCATCGTCCGCAAGATCGTCGAGGACCATCTCGGTACCTTGGCACTGCGCGACCGGCCCGGCGGCGGCACCATGGTCGAGATGGATTTCGACCTGGAGGCGCTCGGCAGCCTCGCCGTCGAGGGCGCGGACCGCGCCGGCAACGCGGCCGAGGAAGCGAAATTCCCCGAACTCAAGCGAAGTGGAACTGGTTGA